In Paralcaligenes sp. KSB-10, the following are encoded in one genomic region:
- a CDS encoding 3-hydroxyanthranilate 3,4-dioxygenase: MLAYGKPFNFARWIDEHAHLLKPPVGNQQIWQDSDFIVTVVGGPNHRTDYHDDPFEEFFYQMRGNAYLYLWIDGARERLDLKEGDIFLMPPHVRHSPQRPEANSACLVIERQRPLGHIDGFEWYCEGDKGCGHLVHRVETQLQSIVTDLPPLFNAFYQSEEKRRCPNCGKLHPGKGN, from the coding sequence ATGCTTGCTTACGGAAAACCTTTCAACTTCGCACGCTGGATCGACGAACACGCCCATCTTTTAAAGCCCCCTGTCGGCAATCAGCAAATCTGGCAGGACAGCGACTTTATCGTTACGGTAGTGGGCGGCCCCAATCACCGCACCGACTATCACGATGACCCTTTCGAAGAGTTCTTTTACCAGATGCGGGGCAATGCCTACCTGTATCTATGGATCGACGGCGCCCGTGAACGGCTCGATCTAAAGGAAGGCGACATCTTCCTGATGCCGCCCCATGTCCGTCACTCGCCGCAAAGGCCGGAAGCCAACAGCGCCTGCCTGGTCATCGAGCGCCAACGCCCCCTCGGCCATATCGACGGCTTCGAATGGTACTGCGAAGGCGACAAAGGCTGCGGGCACCTGGTGCATCGTGTGGAAACCCAGTTGCAAAGCATCGTGACCGATCTGCCTCCGCTCTTTAATGCGTTCTACCAGTCCGAGGAAAAAAGGCGTTGCCCCAACTGCGGCAAGCTGCATCCCGGGAAAGGAAACTGA
- a CDS encoding LysR family transcriptional regulator, producing the protein MDPLLLNRTALARKLRFSQLLVLEQVMQSRSILHAAQALNLTQPAVSKVVLELEAWFGEPLLVRSNRGVAPTEFGELIGRRAKTLLAELRAMTDELNAYKTGVLGHVIIGTLIAASSSLLPHAIARLKAQAPQVIVTLRVGQMDQLLPILATGDLDLVVGRIPDDQSWRASAQTVAAETLYRDELCVVAGRQHPQAKKKALGLHDLAGCPWILPTTDSSLRKTADRLFAQAGLPPPDNLVESMSVLTNLTLLSDFKTCAFMPRTIAMPFVESGMLSVLPVKGLDVFGDIGFFHRPSHSQGPAVELFKTCLREAVREVI; encoded by the coding sequence ATGGACCCGCTACTTCTAAATCGTACCGCGCTGGCCCGCAAGCTGCGTTTTTCGCAGTTGCTGGTGCTGGAACAGGTAATGCAAAGCAGGTCGATACTGCACGCTGCCCAGGCGCTCAATCTGACACAGCCGGCAGTCAGCAAGGTTGTTCTCGAACTGGAGGCCTGGTTCGGAGAACCGCTGCTGGTGCGCAGCAACCGCGGCGTTGCTCCCACCGAATTCGGCGAGCTCATTGGGCGCCGCGCCAAAACCCTGCTGGCCGAGCTCCGTGCCATGACCGACGAACTCAATGCCTACAAAACCGGTGTGCTGGGCCACGTCATCATCGGAACCCTTATTGCCGCCTCGTCATCCTTGCTGCCCCACGCCATTGCGCGGCTCAAGGCACAGGCCCCGCAAGTCATCGTAACGCTGCGCGTAGGGCAAATGGATCAACTGCTGCCCATACTCGCCACCGGCGATCTCGACCTGGTGGTGGGGCGTATTCCCGATGATCAGAGCTGGCGCGCCTCGGCCCAGACAGTGGCGGCCGAGACACTGTATCGCGATGAATTGTGCGTCGTGGCCGGCCGCCAGCACCCCCAGGCCAAAAAGAAAGCCCTGGGCCTGCACGATCTGGCGGGCTGCCCCTGGATTCTACCCACTACAGATTCATCGTTGCGCAAAACCGCCGACCGGCTTTTCGCGCAGGCCGGCTTGCCGCCACCCGACAATCTGGTCGAGTCGATGTCCGTCCTGACCAACTTGACGCTATTGTCCGACTTCAAGACCTGCGCATTCATGCCGCGCACCATTGCAATGCCGTTTGTCGAGTCCGGCATGTTGAGCGTACTGCCGGTAAAAGGCCTGGATGTGTTCGGCGACATCGGCTTCTTTCATCGGCCGAGCCACAGCCAGGGTCCGGCGGTCGAGCTATTCAAAACCTGCCTGCGCGAAGCGGTACGCGAAGTAATCTGA
- a CDS encoding amidohydrolase family protein, producing MKKIDMHSHFFPPISQAQAAALDAAQAPWLSISSDGEHGHIMKGDRSFRPVYRALWDASLRLEEMDRHGLDAQVISATPIMFGYSHAADHAAPWAERMNDLALEHCAANPKRLKALAQVPLQDLDLACREASRAKACGHVGVQIGNHLGERDLDDEHLVQFLTHCALNDIAVLAHPWDMMTDGRMKKWMLPWLVAMPAETQLGILSLILSGALERIPKSLKLCFAHGGGSFAFLLGRVDNAWQCRDIVRQDCPQPPSSYLNRFYVDSAVFDPRALRLLVEVMGSDRVMLGSDYPFPLGEQQIGKLVADNEWLNAADREKINSLNAQEFFGFEA from the coding sequence ATGAAAAAAATAGACATGCATTCCCATTTTTTCCCGCCCATCAGTCAGGCGCAGGCCGCGGCGCTGGACGCCGCGCAAGCGCCCTGGCTGTCCATTTCCAGCGACGGCGAGCATGGTCACATCATGAAAGGCGATCGATCCTTCCGGCCGGTCTACCGGGCCTTGTGGGACGCCAGTCTGCGGCTTGAAGAAATGGACCGTCACGGTCTGGATGCACAGGTCATTTCGGCCACGCCCATCATGTTCGGCTACAGCCATGCGGCCGACCACGCCGCTCCGTGGGCCGAACGCATGAACGATCTGGCGCTGGAACATTGCGCGGCCAACCCGAAGCGCCTCAAGGCCCTGGCCCAGGTACCTTTGCAGGATCTCGACCTCGCCTGCCGCGAGGCCTCTCGCGCCAAGGCCTGCGGCCATGTGGGCGTGCAGATCGGCAACCACCTGGGCGAGCGCGACCTCGATGACGAGCATCTGGTGCAGTTCCTGACGCATTGCGCCCTCAACGACATTGCGGTGCTGGCCCATCCCTGGGACATGATGACCGACGGCCGCATGAAAAAATGGATGCTGCCCTGGCTGGTGGCCATGCCGGCGGAAACCCAGTTGGGAATCCTGTCGCTGATTTTGTCTGGGGCGCTGGAACGCATACCAAAATCGCTCAAGCTATGCTTCGCCCATGGCGGCGGCAGCTTTGCCTTTTTGCTGGGACGTGTCGACAACGCCTGGCAATGCCGCGACATCGTACGCCAGGACTGCCCCCAGCCACCCTCCAGCTACCTGAACCGTTTCTACGTAGACAGCGCCGTCTTCGATCCGCGCGCGCTGCGCCTGCTTGTCGAGGTAATGGGCTCGGATCGCGTCATGCTGGGGTCGGACTACCCATTCCCCCTGGGCGAACAGCAAATAGGCAAGCTGGTCGCCGACAACGAATGGCTAAATGCCGCCGATCGTGAGAAAATCAACAGTCTCAACGCACAAGAGTTTTTTGGTTTCGAAGCCTAG
- the lhpI gene encoding bifunctional Delta(1)-pyrroline-2-carboxylate/Delta(1)-piperideine-2-carboxylate reductase encodes MSVNATTLFDAGQTAGLLDFSHLVEALKTAAIDYGRGLIIAPERQVVPFPRGGLMLSMPATADDIGIHKLVNVTPSNRALNLPTINGLVSAYNGKTGQELFVLDGPAVTARRTAAISMLALKTFLDRAPARIALIGTGKQASGHAQAIAALFPGIALLVAGRSLDSAGAFVRAHENLDLRFTPGIVSSIPQDVDAVITATSSKTPVYGEPARAGRLVIGVGAFEADSAEIAAETVLGSQIYVDDPAGARHEAGDLILAQAAWNRVMPLSEALLNGVDFGRALLFKSVGCAAWDLAAARCAQAALGL; translated from the coding sequence ATGAGCGTCAATGCAACTACCCTTTTCGATGCCGGGCAGACCGCCGGGCTGCTCGACTTTTCCCATCTCGTCGAAGCGCTCAAAACAGCCGCCATCGACTACGGGCGCGGCCTCATCATCGCGCCCGAACGCCAGGTCGTGCCTTTCCCGCGCGGCGGCCTCATGCTCTCCATGCCGGCAACCGCCGACGACATCGGCATACACAAGCTGGTCAACGTGACTCCGTCGAACCGGGCTCTGAACTTGCCCACCATCAATGGCCTGGTGTCGGCCTACAACGGAAAAACCGGCCAGGAACTGTTCGTGCTGGACGGCCCTGCCGTGACCGCCCGCCGCACCGCGGCCATTTCAATGCTCGCGCTTAAAACCTTTCTCGATCGAGCTCCTGCGCGCATCGCCCTGATCGGCACAGGCAAACAGGCTTCGGGACACGCCCAGGCCATCGCGGCGCTGTTTCCGGGCATTGCGCTGCTCGTCGCCGGCCGCAGCCTCGACAGCGCCGGCGCCTTTGTCCGGGCGCACGAAAACCTGGACCTGCGGTTCACCCCGGGTATCGTCTCGTCCATTCCACAAGATGTCGATGCGGTAATCACCGCCACCAGCAGCAAGACGCCTGTGTACGGCGAACCGGCCCGTGCCGGACGCCTGGTGATCGGAGTAGGAGCCTTTGAGGCTGATTCCGCCGAAATCGCCGCCGAAACGGTCCTGGGCAGCCAGATCTACGTCGACGACCCGGCCGGGGCCCGTCACGAAGCAGGAGACCTCATTCTGGCGCAAGCGGCCTGGAATCGGGTCATGCCCTTGTCCGAGGCACTGCTCAATGGAGTCGACTTCGGGCGGGCGCTGCTGTTCAAAAGCGTAGGTTGCGCCGCCTGGGATCTGGCCGCCGCACGCTGCGCGCAGGCGGCCCTTGGCCTGTAA
- a CDS encoding FAD-binding oxidoreductase gives MPREQFDVIIAGGAAVGSACAYFLTAHPDFKGSVLVVEKDFSYRRCATSLSAASIRHQFSTPENIRMSQFGTEFLRHFGQRLAVDGVRPEAGFHEGGYLFLATAAGLDALNENHRTQRALGVDAALLNPEQLAARFPWMRTDGLAAGSLGLSGEGWLDAYGMMQGFRKKAISQGAHYRENEVVQVQRKGRRITGVGLDNGEALRCGVLINAAGTGGPQLGRLAGIDLPVEARKRCIFYFQCPNPVAPCPLVIDPSGAYFRPEGAGFIGGIAPADDPQCIDFEVQYELFEEVLWPLLAARVPAFEAIRCTHGWAGHYDMNTLDHNLIIGAHPDIENLLFANGFSGHGLQQAPAVGRALSELVLFNGFRTLDLTRMGWSRILDNTPIIEKNVV, from the coding sequence ATGCCGCGCGAACAGTTCGACGTCATCATTGCCGGAGGTGCCGCCGTCGGCAGCGCCTGCGCCTACTTCCTGACGGCCCATCCGGACTTCAAAGGCTCGGTGCTGGTCGTCGAGAAAGATTTCAGCTATCGGCGTTGCGCCACCAGCCTTTCCGCCGCATCCATACGCCATCAGTTTTCCACTCCCGAAAATATCCGGATGTCTCAGTTCGGAACAGAGTTCCTGCGCCATTTCGGCCAACGCCTCGCCGTGGACGGCGTGCGGCCCGAGGCCGGCTTCCATGAAGGCGGCTATCTGTTCCTGGCGACGGCGGCGGGCCTGGATGCCCTCAACGAAAACCACCGCACCCAACGTGCACTCGGCGTCGATGCAGCCTTGCTGAATCCGGAGCAGCTTGCGGCCCGTTTCCCCTGGATGCGAACCGACGGCCTCGCCGCGGGCTCCTTGGGCCTGTCGGGCGAAGGCTGGCTGGATGCGTACGGCATGATGCAGGGCTTCAGGAAAAAAGCGATATCCCAGGGCGCGCACTACAGGGAAAACGAAGTCGTGCAGGTGCAGCGCAAGGGGCGCCGCATCACCGGCGTCGGGCTCGACAACGGCGAGGCCCTGCGGTGTGGCGTACTGATCAATGCGGCGGGGACCGGCGGCCCGCAACTCGGCCGCCTGGCCGGGATCGACCTGCCGGTAGAGGCCCGCAAGCGCTGCATTTTTTACTTCCAATGCCCGAACCCGGTAGCGCCTTGCCCGCTGGTCATAGACCCGAGCGGCGCGTACTTCCGGCCCGAAGGCGCAGGCTTCATAGGTGGGATCGCGCCCGCCGACGATCCGCAATGCATCGACTTCGAGGTCCAGTATGAACTCTTCGAAGAGGTGCTGTGGCCGCTGCTTGCAGCCCGCGTACCGGCATTCGAAGCCATACGCTGCACCCATGGCTGGGCCGGCCATTACGATATGAACACACTGGACCACAACCTTATTATCGGCGCTCATCCGGACATTGAAAACCTGCTGTTCGCCAACGGCTTCAGCGGCCATGGACTGCAGCAGGCCCCCGCCGTCGGGCGGGCCCTGTCCGAACTGGTACTGTTCAACGGCTTTCGCACGCTGGACCTGACGCGCATGGGATGGTCGCGTATATTGGATAACACCCCGATCATCGAAAAGAACGTGGTGTGA
- a CDS encoding aldehyde dehydrogenase family protein has translation MTNSELLDAMGVAPHDLTGGPLAVHSPIDGAVLARVQVHTAAQVSAAIERAEAAYRAWRDVPAPRRGELIRLFGKELRAHKNTLGRLVSVETGKILAEGAGEVQEMIDICDFAAGLSRQLYGLTIASERPGHRMMETWHPLGVVGVISAFNFPVAVWSWNMALAIVCGDAVVWKPSEKTPLTAMACQSLFRRAMEKFSDAPPGLSELVIGDREAGEALVDDRRVALVSATGSTRMGRQVGQRVAARLGRSLLELGGNNAVIVTPSADLDMAAQGILFGAIGTAGQRCTSTRRLIVHRGVADDLLERLKQSYAGARIGDPLDTQTLVGPLVDRPAFLAMQAALDRARQQQGLVFGGGRVLASRYPDAYYVEPAIVEIPEQSDVVCQETFAPILYVLRYEPFEDAIRLHNGVPQGLSSAIFTTDLREAERFMSSAGSDCGIANVNIGTSGAEIGGAFGGEKETGGGRESGSDAWKAYMRRATNTVNYSRALPLAQGIRFGNGT, from the coding sequence ATGACAAACTCGGAATTGCTTGATGCCATGGGCGTGGCCCCGCACGATTTGACCGGCGGTCCCTTGGCCGTGCACTCGCCCATCGACGGCGCCGTGCTGGCCCGGGTTCAGGTCCATACGGCGGCTCAAGTCTCCGCGGCGATTGAACGCGCCGAAGCCGCGTACCGGGCCTGGCGTGATGTGCCGGCGCCGCGCCGCGGCGAGCTGATTCGCCTGTTTGGCAAAGAACTGAGAGCCCATAAAAATACGCTGGGTCGCCTGGTATCGGTCGAGACGGGAAAGATTCTTGCCGAGGGTGCGGGCGAGGTCCAGGAGATGATCGATATTTGCGACTTTGCGGCGGGCCTGTCGCGCCAGTTGTATGGCTTGACGATTGCTTCGGAGCGGCCGGGCCATCGCATGATGGAAACTTGGCACCCCTTGGGGGTAGTGGGTGTTATTTCCGCTTTTAATTTTCCGGTTGCCGTGTGGTCGTGGAATATGGCCTTGGCGATTGTGTGCGGCGATGCGGTCGTCTGGAAGCCTTCGGAAAAGACACCGTTGACGGCCATGGCCTGCCAGTCCTTGTTCCGGCGCGCCATGGAAAAATTCAGCGATGCGCCGCCCGGTTTGTCCGAGCTGGTGATAGGCGATCGCGAGGCGGGCGAAGCACTGGTCGACGACAGGCGGGTCGCCCTGGTTTCTGCAACGGGTTCGACCCGAATGGGGCGCCAGGTGGGCCAGCGTGTTGCGGCGCGCCTGGGGCGGTCGCTGCTTGAACTGGGGGGAAACAATGCGGTCATCGTCACGCCGTCGGCCGATCTGGACATGGCGGCTCAGGGGATTTTGTTTGGCGCCATCGGCACGGCAGGGCAGCGTTGCACCAGCACACGTCGCCTGATTGTGCATCGCGGTGTTGCCGACGATTTGCTGGAACGCCTGAAGCAGTCGTATGCGGGCGCCCGCATAGGCGATCCGCTGGATACGCAAACGCTGGTCGGTCCCCTAGTCGATCGCCCGGCTTTCCTGGCCATGCAGGCCGCGCTTGACCGGGCCAGGCAGCAGCAAGGGCTTGTATTCGGCGGCGGCCGTGTGCTCGCCAGCCGGTACCCCGACGCCTATTACGTGGAACCCGCCATTGTCGAGATACCCGAACAAAGCGATGTGGTGTGCCAGGAAACCTTCGCGCCGATTTTATACGTGCTCAGATACGAGCCGTTCGAGGATGCCATTCGCCTGCACAATGGCGTTCCCCAGGGCCTGTCGTCGGCCATTTTCACCACCGATCTGCGCGAGGCGGAAAGGTTCATGTCGAGTGCGGGATCCGATTGCGGCATTGCCAATGTCAATATCGGGACATCGGGAGCCGAGATTGGCGGAGCGTTCGGGGGCGAGAAGGAAACCGGCGGCGGGCGCGAGTCGGGTTCCGACGCCTGGAAAGCATATATGCGCCGCGCCACCAACACCGTAAATTATTCGCGCGCATTGCCTTTGGCGCAGGGGATCAGGTTCGGTAATGGAACATGA
- a CDS encoding 2-hydroxymuconic semialdehyde dehydrogenase encodes MVNTPLPKSRAAKPPAAVPLLRCFVDGAWVDTGKSFDNINPVNGQLISHVCEAGQDTVNAAISAANRAAQGSWKHSTVSERAAFLHCIADGIEQRFDDFVAAEVADTGRPVHQARTLDVARGIANFRTFADLIKTSSSDLFQSDGPDGAKIMSYVIRKPLGTIGIISPWNLPLLLLTWKVAPALAMGNCVIAKPSEETPSSATLLAEVIQAAGLPNGVFNLIHGFGPDSAGQFLSTSPHIDAITFTGESRTGSTIMKAAAEGVKEVSFELGGKNAAVVFADADFEAAIAGVMKSSFTNSGQVCLCSERVYVERPIFDRFVAALKSRTEQLRVDFPDAEGVDMGPLVSHAHRDKVLSYYKLARDEGATVVSGGGVPVFGDERDQGAYVQPTIITGLPDTARCVREEIFGPICHISPFDTEAEVIERVNDSAYGLAGCVWTTNLSRAHRVSSQFETGIVWVNTWFTRDLRTPFGGAKLSGLGREGGRYSLDFYSEISTICMKL; translated from the coding sequence ATGGTTAACACGCCCTTGCCCAAATCTCGCGCGGCAAAGCCCCCCGCGGCCGTTCCCCTGTTGCGCTGTTTTGTGGACGGCGCTTGGGTTGATACAGGAAAAAGCTTCGACAATATCAATCCGGTCAACGGCCAACTGATCAGTCATGTGTGCGAGGCCGGCCAGGACACGGTCAATGCCGCCATCAGCGCCGCCAACCGCGCCGCCCAGGGCAGCTGGAAACACAGCACAGTGTCCGAGCGAGCCGCTTTCCTGCACTGCATCGCCGATGGCATAGAACAGCGCTTCGACGATTTCGTCGCGGCCGAAGTTGCCGATACGGGGCGCCCTGTCCATCAGGCGCGCACGCTCGACGTTGCACGCGGCATCGCCAATTTCCGTACCTTTGCCGACCTGATCAAAACCAGCTCGAGCGATCTGTTCCAGAGCGACGGCCCCGACGGCGCCAAAATCATGAGCTACGTCATACGCAAGCCGCTGGGCACCATAGGCATCATTTCGCCCTGGAACCTGCCGTTGCTGCTCCTGACCTGGAAAGTCGCGCCGGCCCTGGCCATGGGGAATTGCGTCATTGCCAAGCCCTCGGAAGAAACCCCCTCGTCTGCCACATTGCTGGCCGAAGTCATACAGGCCGCCGGCCTGCCCAATGGTGTCTTCAATCTGATCCACGGTTTCGGGCCCGACTCGGCGGGACAATTCCTGAGCACCAGCCCGCATATCGACGCCATCACCTTTACAGGCGAATCCCGCACCGGCAGCACCATTATGAAAGCCGCCGCCGAAGGAGTGAAAGAAGTCTCGTTCGAGTTGGGCGGCAAGAATGCCGCGGTGGTATTTGCCGATGCCGATTTCGAGGCCGCCATTGCCGGTGTCATGAAATCGAGCTTTACCAATTCCGGGCAGGTCTGCCTGTGTTCCGAACGCGTTTATGTAGAGCGCCCTATTTTTGACCGCTTCGTGGCCGCACTGAAAAGCCGGACCGAACAGTTGCGCGTCGATTTCCCCGATGCCGAGGGCGTGGACATGGGTCCGCTGGTATCACACGCCCATCGCGACAAGGTGCTGTCTTATTACAAGCTGGCCCGCGACGAAGGCGCCACCGTCGTAAGCGGAGGCGGCGTGCCGGTCTTCGGCGACGAGCGCGACCAGGGCGCCTATGTACAGCCCACCATCATCACCGGCCTGCCCGACACCGCCCGCTGCGTGCGCGAGGAAATCTTCGGCCCCATCTGCCACATTTCTCCTTTCGACACCGAAGCCGAAGTCATAGAGCGTGTCAACGACAGCGCCTACGGCCTGGCCGGCTGCGTCTGGACCACCAATCTGTCTCGCGCTCATCGGGTTTCCAGCCAGTTCGAAACCGGCATCGTGTGGGTCAATACCTGGTTCACACGCGATTTGCGCACTCCGTTCGGCGGAGCAAAACTGTCGGGGCTGGGCCGCGAAGGCGGCCGCTATTCCCTGGACTTCTATTCGGAAATCAGCACCATCTGCATGAAGCTTTGA
- a CDS encoding RidA family protein, with product MSNPIQARVVEGKATPRGKFPHIKRAGDFLFVSGTSSRRPDNTFAGAQADAMGTTQLDIRVQTRAVIENIRDILDSEGAGLEHLVEISAFLVNMNDFGGYNEVYGEFFSADGPTRTTVAVHQLPHPHLLIEMKAIAYLPK from the coding sequence ATGAGCAATCCGATACAAGCCCGCGTCGTCGAAGGCAAAGCCACACCCCGCGGCAAATTCCCTCATATCAAGCGCGCCGGCGATTTCCTGTTTGTCTCGGGCACCAGTTCGCGGCGTCCCGACAATACCTTTGCCGGAGCCCAGGCCGATGCCATGGGCACGACTCAGCTCGACATCCGAGTCCAGACCCGCGCGGTCATCGAAAACATCCGCGACATACTCGATAGCGAAGGCGCTGGCCTGGAGCACCTGGTCGAGATCTCGGCCTTCCTGGTCAATATGAACGATTTCGGCGGCTATAACGAAGTCTACGGCGAGTTTTTTTCGGCCGATGGCCCGACCCGCACCACGGTCGCCGTGCACCAGTTGCCCCATCCGCATCTGCTCATCGAAATGAAGGCTATCGCCTACTTGCCCAAATAA
- a CDS encoding flagellar brake protein, which translates to MPIDPRFAAEDPSPFLVTSPREIVSLLRSLEKERALLQMHIPGRPVSVITTILELDERKNIVVVDNSREDVINQRMISAEKVSFETALHKIRILFSTPKVTAGRHGQQSALMFGIPTELTRLQRRDYYRVDVPLSNPTLCSFPLPGNVDTPRISLTLEDLSCGGMLVVDNDQVLDCTIGTLYTGCRLQLPDNEILTVTAQVKRNLDETLSNDRKTHRVGFSFVDLSNTSLIALQRHIGKIERKLTARNKGLD; encoded by the coding sequence ATGCCTATCGACCCCCGCTTCGCCGCCGAAGACCCCAGCCCCTTCCTCGTGACGTCGCCACGGGAAATCGTGTCGCTGCTGCGCTCGCTCGAAAAAGAGCGGGCGCTCCTCCAGATGCACATTCCAGGCAGGCCGGTATCGGTCATTACCACCATTCTCGAGCTGGACGAACGCAAGAACATCGTCGTGGTCGACAACTCCCGGGAAGACGTCATCAACCAGCGCATGATCAGCGCCGAAAAGGTTTCGTTTGAAACGGCGCTGCACAAGATCCGCATCCTGTTTTCCACGCCGAAAGTCACCGCCGGCCGGCACGGGCAGCAATCGGCCCTGATGTTCGGCATCCCCACCGAGCTTACCCGCCTGCAGCGGCGCGACTACTATCGGGTGGACGTCCCGCTGAGCAATCCAACCCTGTGCTCCTTTCCGCTGCCCGGCAATGTCGATACCCCCCGCATTTCCCTGACCCTCGAAGACCTCAGTTGCGGCGGCATGCTTGTGGTGGACAACGACCAGGTCCTGGACTGTACCATCGGCACCCTGTATACCGGCTGCCGGCTCCAATTGCCGGACAACGAGATCCTGACCGTCACGGCCCAGGTCAAGCGCAATCTCGATGAAACCTTGTCAAACGACAGGAAAACCCATCGCGTCGGGTTTTCCTTCGTCGACCTGTCCAACACCTCGCTGATTGCCTTGCAGCGCCATATCGGCAAAATCGAGCGCAAACTGACTGCCCGGAACAAAGGGCTCGACTAA
- a CDS encoding GGDEF domain-containing protein, producing the protein MNFQSMKFRLIALGAVLVILGLILRLAVGLPFAQEQLRDLVAAQQLSIASYIASDINQRVVERRSLISELAAVVPLSLVQRPDELAAWFKDRERLNPLFSGLRAIRPDGGVLAAYPALGGQSQHVFFGEKWFQAALVADAPVMSRPQRDPANGQPIIIMATPVRDADHRVVAVLAGVTALDGPGFLGRLKETRLGTTGGFLLISPADKLFVGSSDPSMMLTPTPPPGVNLLHDRAMAGYRGTGVTINAHGVKELSAMVSVPSTGWFVVARMPTTEAFQPIEVLRGMVVKGSFVALLVMLAALLLVMPRILRPLTETAHAMRQMADGKRELEPLPVQRADEIGGLVLGFNYLVGRLREKETALRANEASMEFLAHHDSLTGLYNRVILEDRLLQALARAGRNNSCFALLFFDLDYFKPINDDHGHNVGDAVLVQVATRLLEGRRRLDTVARLGGDEFVILMTDLVNIDEARAGAGSVARQCLAAICEPYIIDGKTFRLSASIGIALHSGLSVSSSQLMSQADIAMYRAKRAGKNGICFFEEEMAGISAAKSVSAVADV; encoded by the coding sequence ATGAATTTCCAAAGTATGAAATTCCGTCTCATCGCCCTGGGTGCGGTGCTGGTTATTCTGGGCCTTATTTTGCGGCTTGCTGTCGGCTTGCCGTTTGCGCAAGAACAATTGCGCGACCTGGTCGCCGCCCAGCAATTGTCGATCGCATCCTATATTGCAAGCGATATCAATCAGCGCGTGGTCGAACGCCGTTCGCTGATCAGCGAACTTGCCGCGGTCGTCCCGCTTTCCCTTGTGCAGCGCCCGGATGAACTCGCCGCGTGGTTCAAGGATCGGGAGCGTTTGAACCCCTTGTTCAGCGGGCTGCGGGCGATACGGCCGGACGGCGGGGTACTGGCTGCCTATCCCGCCCTGGGTGGACAATCACAGCACGTTTTTTTCGGCGAAAAATGGTTTCAGGCGGCACTTGTGGCCGATGCGCCGGTGATGAGCCGGCCGCAGCGCGATCCGGCGAATGGACAGCCCATTATCATTATGGCGACGCCGGTGCGCGATGCCGACCATCGTGTCGTGGCGGTGCTGGCGGGCGTCACGGCGCTGGACGGGCCGGGTTTCCTTGGGCGGCTTAAGGAAACCCGCTTGGGCACGACGGGCGGCTTTCTGCTGATTTCACCGGCCGACAAGCTGTTTGTCGGCTCCAGCGATCCTTCCATGATGCTCACGCCCACTCCGCCGCCCGGCGTCAACCTGCTGCACGACCGTGCCATGGCGGGCTACCGAGGCACTGGCGTTACCATCAATGCCCATGGCGTCAAGGAATTGTCGGCCATGGTCAGTGTGCCCAGCACAGGCTGGTTCGTGGTCGCCCGCATGCCGACGACAGAAGCCTTTCAACCGATCGAAGTCCTGCGCGGCATGGTGGTGAAAGGCAGTTTTGTGGCTTTGCTGGTCATGCTGGCTGCGTTGCTGCTGGTCATGCCGCGCATATTGCGGCCCCTGACCGAAACAGCGCACGCGATGCGGCAAATGGCCGACGGCAAACGCGAGCTGGAGCCTTTGCCGGTTCAGCGGGCCGACGAAATTGGCGGCCTGGTGCTGGGGTTCAACTATCTGGTGGGTCGCCTTCGCGAGAAAGAAACCGCGCTCAGGGCGAACGAGGCGAGCATGGAATTCCTTGCGCACCACGACTCGCTGACTGGCCTGTACAACCGGGTGATTCTGGAAGACCGCCTGCTGCAAGCCTTGGCACGAGCCGGCCGCAATAATTCGTGTTTTGCGCTTTTGTTTTTCGATCTCGATTACTTCAAGCCCATCAATGACGACCACGGGCACAATGTGGGCGATGCCGTGCTCGTCCAGGTTGCCACCCGTTTGCTGGAAGGGCGCCGGCGCCTCGATACTGTGGCGCGCCTGGGCGGCGACGAGTTTGTGATTCTGATGACCGATCTCGTCAATATCGACGAGGCGCGCGCCGGCGCCGGGAGTGTGGCGCGCCAATGCCTGGCGGCGATCTGCGAGCCTTACATCATAGACGGCAAAACGTTCAGGCTGAGTGCTTCGATCGGCATTGCCTTGCACAGCGGTTTGTCGGTTTCCAGTTCGCAATTGATGTCGCAAGCGGATATCGCCATGTATCGGGCCAAGCGGGCGGGAAAGAACGGAATCTGTTTCTTCGAAGAAGAAATGGCCGGGATCTCGGCGGCAAAGTCGGTCTCCGCCGTAGCGGATGTATGA